From Streptomyces sp. NBC_01754, a single genomic window includes:
- a CDS encoding FmdB family zinc ribbon protein: MPRYEYRCRPCDDTFEVSRPMARSSDPATCPAGHEDTVKLLSTVTVGGAASSAAPAAPAGGGGGGGCCGGGCCG, translated from the coding sequence ATGCCCCGCTACGAGTACCGCTGCCGCCCCTGTGACGACACCTTCGAGGTAAGCCGCCCGATGGCCCGGTCGTCCGACCCCGCCACCTGCCCCGCCGGGCACGAGGACACGGTGAAGCTGCTGTCCACGGTGACCGTCGGCGGCGCGGCCTCGTCCGCCGCCCCGGCCGCGCCCGCAGGCGGTGGCGGTGGGGGCGGATGCTGCGGCGGGGGCTGCTGCGGCTGA
- a CDS encoding O-methyltransferase: MTRGNETKITDELYAYMLANNPPLDAVQRELVETTRARFPDSAGMQSSEEQGPLLAFLVRLTGARHIVEIGTFTGFSSLAMARALPPGGTLTACDVSEEWTAYAREAWEKAGVADRIDLRIAPALETLRAMPAEPHIDLAYLDADKGNYIPYWEELVPRMRTGGLVVTDNVLFHGRVTDPETSGPAAAVQEFNDHVRADARMDSVMLTVADGLTLSRRK; encoded by the coding sequence GTGACCCGAGGGAACGAAACCAAGATCACCGACGAGCTGTACGCCTACATGCTCGCGAACAACCCGCCGCTCGACGCGGTGCAGCGCGAACTCGTGGAGACCACCCGCGCCCGGTTCCCCGACAGCGCGGGCATGCAGTCCTCCGAGGAGCAGGGGCCGCTGCTGGCCTTCCTCGTCCGGCTGACGGGTGCCCGTCACATCGTGGAGATCGGTACGTTCACCGGCTTCTCCTCTCTGGCGATGGCCCGGGCACTGCCCCCGGGCGGCACGCTGACCGCCTGCGACGTCTCCGAGGAGTGGACCGCGTACGCCCGTGAGGCGTGGGAGAAGGCGGGCGTCGCCGACCGGATCGACCTGCGGATCGCGCCCGCGCTGGAGACCCTGCGCGCGATGCCCGCGGAGCCGCACATCGATCTGGCCTACCTGGACGCCGACAAGGGCAACTACATCCCGTACTGGGAGGAGTTGGTGCCGCGCATGAGGACCGGCGGACTCGTCGTCACCGACAACGTCCTCTTCCACGGCCGCGTCACCGACCCGGAGACGAGCGGGCCGGCGGCGGCGGTCCAGGAGTTCAACGACCATGTGCGCGCCGACGCCCGCATGGACAGCGTCATGCTGACCGTGGCGGACGGCCTGACGCTCTCCCGCAGGAAGTGA
- a CDS encoding TerD family protein produces MTGMTHAMLKGSNVPLDAMAVRAVLRWTPGPGVPDVDASALLLGPSGQVRSDEDFVFYNQPRHPSGLVRRLPKRSAPEGLTDTVEADLAALDSSVDQVVIAASCDEAAFGQVSDLRISLYDAASTDGEPLAVFDVRAETGEETAVICGELYRRGDGWKFRAVGQGYPTGLVGLATAFGISVDETEEAAEPEPATPAPVPPAPVPSESPAPVSEASVTPAPVSEAPVTSPPMPAAPPHAPAAPASDEQATVMHQQPAYGYPQPAPAPQPAYGPPRPAPASEPAYGYPQPDYGYPQPAAAAAYAPDPAFVLPPQGPQFIRP; encoded by the coding sequence ATGACCGGCATGACGCACGCGATGCTGAAGGGCTCGAACGTCCCCCTCGACGCCATGGCCGTACGGGCCGTGCTGCGCTGGACCCCGGGGCCCGGGGTCCCCGACGTGGACGCCTCCGCCCTGCTGCTCGGCCCCTCGGGGCAGGTGCGTTCCGACGAGGACTTCGTCTTCTACAACCAGCCCCGGCACCCGTCCGGGCTGGTGCGCCGGCTGCCGAAGCGCAGCGCCCCCGAAGGGCTCACGGACACCGTCGAGGCCGATCTGGCGGCGCTCGACTCCTCCGTGGACCAGGTGGTCATCGCGGCGTCCTGCGACGAGGCCGCCTTCGGGCAGGTCAGCGACCTGCGGATATCGCTGTACGACGCGGCCTCGACGGACGGCGAGCCACTCGCCGTCTTCGATGTGCGCGCGGAGACCGGCGAGGAGACCGCCGTCATCTGCGGCGAGCTCTACCGGCGCGGTGACGGCTGGAAGTTCCGCGCCGTCGGCCAGGGATACCCCACGGGTCTGGTCGGGCTCGCCACCGCTTTCGGGATCTCGGTCGACGAGACGGAGGAGGCCGCCGAGCCGGAGCCGGCGACCCCGGCGCCCGTCCCTCCCGCGCCCGTGCCCTCCGAGTCACCGGCGCCCGTGTCCGAGGCCTCCGTCACACCGGCACCGGTGTCCGAGGCTCCCGTGACGTCCCCGCCCATGCCCGCCGCGCCCCCGCACGCGCCGGCCGCGCCCGCGTCCGACGAGCAGGCCACGGTCATGCACCAGCAACCCGCGTACGGCTACCCGCAGCCCGCTCCCGCCCCCCAGCCCGCCTACGGCCCTCCCCGGCCCGCTCCGGCGTCCGAGCCCGCCTACGGCTACCCTCAGCCCGACTACGGCTACCCTCAGCCCGCGGCGGCCGCCGCGTACGCCCCGGACCCCGCCTTCGTGCTCCCCCCGCAGGGGCCGCAGTTCATCCGGCCCTGA
- a CDS encoding phosphoribosyltransferase yields MDVEWSGDWVAERLGVELAGDGELRELLGLALRRNPKRAHLLVSNVLGKHVPQHPSVVHGAGYELGERVRELLGEAEARRAVVLGYAETATGLGHAVADGLGVAPYLHSTRRPVEGVAQAGGFEEAHSHATSHLLLPERPDLLSAPDRGAPLVLVDDEFSTGNTVLNTVRALHERYPRDRYVIVALVDMRSETDRTRLAAFAEEIGARVDLVARARGTVRLPDGVLEKGLSLVAAHQEQQPASPPVARPAPVRVELGWPAGVPDGGRHGFTPVHRAALEAALPDMAARLADALEGARRVLVLGFEELMYAPLRLGTALEDATTAEVRYSTTTRSPVLAVDDPGYAIRSRLVFPAHDDPADGPGDRYAYNVAGAGFDAVVAVVDSVADTPALHAPGGLLDRLAAHTDRVLLAVVPSYVPTPPLVERQELAMLSAPLRGPGFSSYAADDVGWLLQDLSATALEAPTEEREEAIQGGGAHYAESLPVEYQPTAQYQELFKEALDTSAARIARAVGTVTETVLVERGPRPVLVSLARAGTPVGVLMRRWALHRHGIDLAHYAISIVRGRGIDANALRWLAAHHDPADVVFVDGWTGKGAITRELAAAVAGFEGFDPEIAVLADPGGCVRTYGTREDFLIPSACLNSTVSGLVSRTVLRSDLVGPHDYHGAKFYRELAEADVSGLFLDTVAARFDEVAAAVDTEAKELLAADRAPTWEGWAAVERISEEYGIHDVNLVKPGVGETTRVLLRRVPWKILAKRGAGADLAHVRLLAEQRGVPVEEVDELPYTCVGLIHPKYTRGATGASGTAVTAVTAK; encoded by the coding sequence GTGGACGTGGAGTGGTCGGGCGACTGGGTCGCCGAACGGCTGGGAGTCGAGCTCGCCGGTGACGGGGAGCTCCGCGAGCTGCTGGGCCTGGCCCTGCGGCGCAACCCCAAACGCGCCCACCTGCTGGTGTCGAACGTCCTGGGCAAACACGTGCCGCAGCACCCCTCCGTCGTCCACGGCGCCGGGTACGAACTCGGCGAGCGGGTGCGCGAGCTGCTGGGTGAGGCCGAGGCGCGCCGCGCGGTCGTCCTCGGGTACGCGGAGACGGCCACGGGCCTCGGGCACGCCGTCGCGGACGGGCTCGGCGTGGCCCCCTACCTCCACTCCACCCGCCGTCCCGTCGAAGGCGTCGCCCAGGCGGGCGGCTTCGAGGAGGCGCACTCGCACGCCACCTCCCACCTCCTGCTCCCCGAACGGCCGGATCTGCTGAGCGCACCGGACCGGGGCGCCCCGCTGGTGCTCGTCGACGACGAGTTCTCCACCGGCAACACCGTGCTCAACACCGTCCGCGCCCTCCACGAGCGCTACCCCCGCGACCGGTACGTCATCGTCGCGCTGGTCGACATGCGGTCCGAGACGGACCGGACCAGGCTCGCCGCGTTCGCGGAGGAGATCGGCGCCCGCGTCGACCTGGTGGCCCGGGCCCGTGGCACCGTACGCCTGCCGGACGGGGTCCTGGAGAAGGGCCTGAGCCTGGTCGCCGCCCACCAGGAGCAGCAGCCGGCGTCGCCCCCGGTTGCCCGCCCGGCCCCCGTACGGGTCGAGCTGGGCTGGCCGGCCGGTGTCCCCGACGGCGGGCGCCACGGCTTCACCCCGGTCCACCGCGCCGCCCTGGAGGCGGCCCTGCCGGACATGGCGGCCCGGCTCGCCGACGCGCTGGAGGGCGCCCGCCGGGTGCTCGTCCTGGGCTTCGAGGAGCTGATGTACGCGCCGCTGCGGCTCGGCACCGCCCTGGAGGACGCCACCACCGCCGAGGTGCGGTACTCGACCACCACCCGCTCACCCGTCCTCGCCGTGGACGACCCCGGTTACGCGATACGCAGCCGCCTGGTCTTCCCCGCCCACGACGACCCCGCGGACGGCCCCGGCGACCGGTACGCGTACAACGTCGCGGGCGCCGGCTTCGACGCCGTGGTCGCCGTCGTCGACTCTGTGGCCGACACCCCCGCCCTGCACGCCCCCGGCGGCCTGCTGGACCGGCTCGCCGCGCACACCGACCGCGTCCTGCTCGCGGTCGTCCCCTCGTACGTCCCGACGCCCCCACTCGTCGAAAGGCAGGAACTCGCCATGCTGTCCGCACCCCTGAGGGGCCCCGGCTTCTCCTCCTACGCGGCGGACGACGTCGGCTGGCTGCTCCAGGACCTCTCGGCAACGGCACTGGAGGCACCCACCGAGGAGCGCGAGGAGGCGATACAGGGCGGCGGCGCCCACTACGCCGAGTCGTTGCCCGTCGAGTACCAGCCGACCGCGCAGTACCAGGAGCTGTTCAAGGAGGCCCTGGACACCTCGGCCGCCCGTATCGCCCGCGCCGTCGGCACCGTCACCGAGACGGTGCTCGTCGAACGCGGCCCCCGGCCCGTACTGGTCTCCCTCGCCCGGGCCGGCACCCCCGTCGGCGTCCTGATGCGCCGCTGGGCCCTGCACCGGCACGGCATCGACCTGGCGCACTACGCGATCTCCATCGTCCGGGGCCGCGGCATCGACGCCAACGCCCTGCGCTGGCTGGCCGCCCACCACGACCCGGCCGACGTCGTCTTCGTCGACGGCTGGACCGGCAAGGGCGCCATCACCCGCGAACTCGCCGCGGCCGTGGCCGGGTTCGAGGGCTTCGACCCGGAGATCGCGGTCCTCGCCGACCCCGGCGGCTGCGTACGCACCTACGGGACGCGCGAGGACTTCCTCATCCCGTCCGCCTGCCTCAACTCCACGGTCTCCGGCCTGGTCTCACGTACGGTCCTGCGCTCCGACCTGGTGGGCCCGCACGACTACCACGGCGCGAAGTTCTACCGGGAGCTCGCGGAGGCCGACGTCTCCGGCCTCTTCCTGGACACGGTCGCCGCCCGCTTCGACGAGGTCGCCGCAGCCGTCGACACCGAGGCCAAGGAGCTGCTGGCCGCGGACCGCGCCCCGACCTGGGAGGGCTGGGCCGCGGTGGAGCGGATCAGCGAGGAGTACGGCATCCACGACGTGAACCTCGTGAAACCCGGCGTCGGGGAGACCACCCGGGTACTGCTGCGCCGCGTCCCCTGGAAGATCCTCGCCAAGCGCGGAGCGGGCGCGGACCTCGCCCATGTCCGGCTGCTGGCCGAACAGCGCGGGGTCCCCGTCGAGGAGGTCGACGAACTGCCGTACACCTGTGTGGGGCTGATCCATCCGAAGTACACCCGGGGCGCGACGGGCGCCTCCGGCACGGCCGTGACGGCGGTGACGGCGAAGTGA
- a CDS encoding DUF7144 family membrane protein, which produces MAQSAPSPSSTRPPERPESPWAAGGTMFAGVLLFVDGVLDVFKGIAGIASDDVYARISNYTFKFDVTTWGWIHLGLGIVLMLVGLGILKGAGWARGVGVGLAALNIVANFIWLPYQPVWAIVSIAIDTFVIWALCTDRSKSVL; this is translated from the coding sequence ATGGCTCAGTCAGCACCCTCGCCCAGCAGTACCCGGCCGCCCGAACGGCCGGAGAGCCCGTGGGCGGCAGGCGGGACCATGTTCGCCGGTGTCCTGCTGTTCGTGGACGGTGTACTGGACGTCTTCAAGGGCATCGCCGGTATCGCGTCCGACGACGTCTACGCCCGCATCAGCAACTACACGTTCAAGTTCGACGTCACGACCTGGGGCTGGATCCACCTGGGCCTCGGCATCGTGCTCATGCTGGTCGGCCTCGGCATCCTGAAGGGCGCGGGCTGGGCCCGGGGCGTGGGTGTGGGCCTGGCGGCGCTCAACATCGTCGCCAACTTCATCTGGCTGCCCTATCAGCCCGTGTGGGCGATCGTCTCCATCGCGATCGACACGTTCGTGATCTGGGCCCTGTGCACCGACCGGTCGAAGTCGGTCCTCTGA
- a CDS encoding DUF4097 family beta strand repeat-containing protein, with protein sequence MTIRTGSKAALVATGGTVLLVAVLSGCGGTDVEGASVESKSFAYSGTSLTIDADDSVVDVVPADVKEIEVTRQVDGWAVLGSGPKPVWELEGDKLTFRVKCRALISNCEARHQVKVPRGVDLRVEADNGIVTATGFDTRLAVSADNGDIVVRECSGPLDLWSDNGSVRAERFAGTSVTARSDNGEVDLGFTEVPDLVDVVSDNGSITIDLPGGREEYAVSASADNGDVSVDVPRSDKSPHVVKARSDNGEVTVRRAN encoded by the coding sequence ATGACCATCCGTACCGGCAGCAAGGCGGCACTCGTGGCCACCGGCGGCACCGTGCTTCTCGTCGCCGTCCTCAGCGGGTGCGGCGGCACGGACGTGGAGGGCGCGTCCGTGGAGAGCAAGTCGTTCGCGTACAGCGGCACCTCCCTCACCATCGACGCGGACGACTCCGTCGTGGACGTCGTGCCCGCCGATGTGAAGGAGATCGAGGTGACCCGCCAGGTCGACGGGTGGGCCGTGCTCGGCAGCGGTCCGAAGCCCGTGTGGGAGCTGGAGGGCGACAAGCTGACGTTCCGGGTGAAGTGCCGGGCGCTGATCAGCAACTGCGAGGCCCGTCACCAGGTGAAGGTGCCCCGGGGTGTCGACCTGAGGGTGGAGGCGGACAACGGAATCGTCACCGCGACCGGGTTCGACACCCGGCTCGCGGTCTCCGCCGACAACGGTGACATCGTCGTACGGGAGTGCAGCGGCCCGCTGGACCTGTGGAGCGACAACGGTTCCGTACGGGCCGAACGGTTCGCCGGGACCTCCGTGACCGCCCGCTCGGACAACGGGGAGGTCGATCTCGGCTTCACCGAGGTGCCGGACCTGGTGGACGTCGTCAGTGACAACGGAAGCATCACCATCGACCTGCCGGGAGGCAGAGAGGAGTACGCCGTGTCCGCCTCGGCGGACAACGGAGACGTCTCCGTGGACGTCCCCCGGAGCGACAAGAGCCCCCACGTCGTGAAGGCGCGGAGCGACAACGGCGAAGTCACCGTGCGAAGGGCGAACTAA
- a CDS encoding DUF2277 domain-containing protein, producing MCRSIKTLRPPAIPEEATEEDMRAAALQYVRKVSGFRAPAAHNQEVFDRAVAEITEATARLLDGLEIRGAAQRAAPRAGSQD from the coding sequence ATGTGCCGCAGTATCAAGACGCTTCGCCCGCCAGCCATCCCCGAGGAAGCCACCGAGGAGGACATGAGGGCCGCCGCCTTGCAGTACGTACGCAAGGTGTCGGGCTTCCGCGCGCCCGCCGCGCACAACCAGGAGGTCTTCGACCGCGCCGTCGCCGAGATCACCGAGGCGACCGCCCGGCTGCTGGACGGTCTGGAGATACGAGGGGCCGCCCAGCGGGCTGCTCCACGGGCCGGCTCGCAGGACTGA
- a CDS encoding DUF4383 domain-containing protein has translation MATHLSLRPRRRSPDTDSRTRDPRPTGPRTPDSRTTGPRATDPPATDAPATGSPAPEARPSGRWRRKATRLDEQLPVDHRLSQVYRVGAGLMGLVLVAFGILGLLDRIGFFDTGGDTVAGLNTNGTLSVLSICIGMLLFTGMVIGGNLASTLNMVLGVAFVISGFVNLALLGSSLNFLAFHMQNVIFSFVVGLLLMTFGMYGRVSGGLPHDNPYWRTRHPEGDARTPHRKPYPMPENPRRRL, from the coding sequence ATGGCCACGCACCTCTCCCTGCGCCCCCGCCGACGCTCGCCGGACACGGACTCACGCACCCGGGACCCACGTCCCACGGGTCCGCGTACCCCGGACTCGCGCACCACGGGCCCCCGTGCCACCGACCCGCCCGCCACCGACGCACCCGCCACCGGCTCTCCCGCCCCCGAAGCGCGCCCTTCGGGCCGATGGCGCCGCAAGGCCACCCGGCTCGACGAACAGCTGCCCGTCGACCACCGGCTCAGCCAGGTCTACCGGGTCGGGGCCGGACTCATGGGGCTGGTGCTCGTCGCCTTCGGCATCCTCGGTCTGCTGGACCGGATCGGCTTCTTCGACACCGGCGGCGACACCGTGGCCGGGCTGAACACCAACGGCACGCTCAGCGTGCTGTCCATCTGTATCGGGATGCTGCTCTTCACCGGCATGGTGATCGGCGGGAACCTCGCCTCCACCCTGAACATGGTGCTCGGCGTCGCCTTCGTCATCAGCGGCTTCGTGAATCTGGCGCTGCTCGGCTCCAGTCTGAACTTCCTGGCCTTCCACATGCAGAACGTGATCTTCAGCTTCGTCGTAGGGCTGCTGCTGATGACGTTCGGCATGTACGGGCGGGTCAGCGGCGGTCTGCCCCACGACAACCCGTACTGGCGGACCCGCCACCCCGAGGGCGACGCGCGTACACCGCACAGGAAGCCCTACCCGATGCCGGAGAACCCGCGGCGGAGGCTCTAA
- a CDS encoding TerD family protein → MGFWDGLRPGRAAQFDVGASATSSIELTRRNSTISLDKQGALSGNLRVNLSWRMRTSDIGGRSRQGGRLLRPLKLFQPDVVQAHTQGMVNVDLDLGCMYELTDGTKGVVQPLGNLTGDLNGPPYIRLSGDDRFGAPSGETVYVNLDQRESIKRLLFFVYIYDQTPAFDRTHAKVTLYPGNGPRIEIDLDEHAPQARSCAVFTVENIKGELVVRREVKFVYGFQSELDRMYGFGMQWGRGYKTRA, encoded by the coding sequence ATGGGCTTCTGGGACGGCCTGAGGCCAGGGCGCGCGGCACAGTTCGACGTCGGGGCCTCGGCGACGAGTTCGATCGAGCTCACCCGGCGCAACTCCACGATATCGCTGGACAAACAGGGTGCCCTCTCCGGCAACCTGCGCGTCAACCTGTCGTGGCGGATGCGTACGTCGGACATCGGGGGCAGGTCACGGCAGGGCGGCCGGCTGCTGCGCCCGCTGAAGCTGTTCCAGCCCGACGTCGTCCAGGCCCACACCCAGGGCATGGTCAACGTCGACCTGGACCTGGGCTGCATGTACGAGCTCACCGACGGCACCAAGGGCGTGGTGCAGCCCCTGGGCAACCTGACAGGCGATCTCAACGGGCCGCCCTACATCAGGCTCAGCGGGGACGACCGTTTCGGGGCACCGTCGGGTGAGACGGTCTACGTCAACCTCGACCAGCGGGAATCGATCAAGCGGCTGCTGTTCTTCGTGTACATCTACGACCAGACCCCGGCCTTCGACCGGACGCACGCCAAGGTGACGCTCTACCCGGGCAACGGCCCCAGGATCGAGATCGACCTGGACGAGCACGCCCCGCAGGCCCGCTCCTGCGCCGTGTTCACCGTGGAGAACATCAAGGGCGAGCTGGTCGTGCGGCGCGAGGTGAAGTTCGTGTACGGCTTCCAGTCGGAGCTGGACCGGATGTACGGCTTCGGCATGCAGTGGGGGCGCGGCTACAAGACGCGGGCCTGA
- a CDS encoding DUF1254 domain-containing protein translates to MGPDGAAGLAADAYVYGSALVRQMSAVRAGLQAGYGVLGPAPFNDFAHAEGPAVSGVYVPGAAPDLVDAIAQLDLSGGPVRLHVPDTGGVYYVLQFVDAWSNAFAYVGSRATGTREGDWLVVPPGWAGTVPDALAGVIDAPTSVVSLVGRVACHTPDDLPRVRALQQELTLTHLGDRPHRTGVPAPDSDVLGAPAFFERMRVWMADFPPAAADLAHQDRFQPLGLLEEGLSPYVSPGPALVRALTRGLKLGRKRVEAASRSSGRRVAWAAEPHRHDYNLDHLGVGTLASPRWRVQDRETAYLMRAVTARRALWEPHGYEAVSASTARDSLGRRLDGAHRYVLRLDPPPPVGAFWSVSAYEVPGGHLVTGPEERYATGDRSAGLVYDDGGALTLYVAAERPADPPRAANWLPAPSGGFRLVMRMYVPDQSVLDGEYVLPAVERA, encoded by the coding sequence GTGGGGCCGGACGGAGCCGCCGGCCTCGCCGCCGACGCGTACGTCTACGGGTCGGCGCTGGTCCGCCAGATGTCGGCGGTGCGGGCGGGTCTCCAGGCGGGGTACGGCGTCCTCGGGCCCGCGCCCTTCAACGACTTCGCCCACGCGGAGGGCCCGGCCGTCTCCGGTGTGTACGTCCCGGGCGCGGCTCCGGACCTCGTCGACGCGATCGCCCAGCTCGACCTGTCCGGCGGACCGGTGCGGCTGCACGTGCCGGACACGGGCGGGGTGTACTACGTGCTCCAGTTCGTGGACGCCTGGAGCAACGCCTTCGCCTACGTCGGCAGCCGGGCCACCGGTACGCGGGAGGGGGACTGGCTGGTCGTGCCGCCCGGCTGGGCCGGGACCGTCCCCGACGCGCTGGCCGGGGTCATCGACGCGCCCACGTCCGTCGTGTCGCTCGTCGGGCGCGTCGCCTGCCACACACCCGACGACCTGCCCCGGGTACGCGCCCTCCAGCAGGAGCTCACACTGACCCATCTCGGCGACCGGCCGCACCGGACGGGGGTGCCCGCCCCGGACTCCGACGTACTCGGGGCCCCGGCGTTCTTCGAGCGGATGCGGGTGTGGATGGCCGACTTCCCGCCCGCCGCGGCCGACCTCGCCCACCAGGACAGGTTCCAGCCCCTGGGGCTGCTGGAGGAGGGGCTCTCACCGTATGTGTCGCCGGGGCCCGCGCTCGTACGGGCCCTGACCCGGGGGTTGAAGCTGGGCCGGAAGCGGGTGGAGGCCGCGAGCCGGTCCTCCGGGAGGCGCGTGGCCTGGGCGGCCGAGCCGCACCGGCACGACTACAACCTCGACCACCTCGGCGTCGGCACGCTCGCTTCGCCCCGGTGGCGGGTCCAGGACCGGGAGACGGCCTACCTGATGCGGGCGGTGACGGCGCGCCGGGCGCTCTGGGAGCCTCACGGGTACGAGGCGGTGTCCGCGTCCACCGCGCGCGATTCCCTGGGACGCCGGTTGGACGGGGCACACCGCTACGTCCTGCGGCTGGACCCGCCGCCGCCCGTGGGTGCCTTCTGGTCGGTGAGTGCCTACGAGGTGCCGGGTGGCCACCTGGTCACCGGTCCGGAGGAGCGGTACGCGACCGGGGACCGGTCGGCCGGCCTGGTGTACGACGACGGCGGGGCGCTGACGCTGTACGTCGCCGCGGAGCGGCCGGCCGACCCGCCCCGGGCGGCGAACTGGCTGCCGGCACCCTCCGGCGGCTTCCGGCTGGTGATGCGGATGTACGTGCCTGACCAGTCCGTCCTCGACGGGGAGTACGTGCTGCCGGCCGTCGAGCGGGCTTAG
- a CDS encoding HpcH/HpaI aldolase/citrate lyase family protein — MRHFGHLSPVAREGLFFEEPCEFGADSPPEVLSAALGATLYSPATRPRLADDVIKQAANGVVSMVLCLEDSIDDADVVGAEANLVRQFAEIGERAARVPLLFIRVREPGQIPDLVKRLGSSVRWLSGFVLPKFTEHRGELFLEALAEAESASGHRLYAMPVLESPELLHLESRGETLRGIARTVGTHRDRVLALRLGVTDFCSAYGLRRSPDMTAYDVQIVSSVIGDVVNVLGRSDGTGFTITGPVWEYFRLQERMFKPQLRRSPFMGRAADELRTALIEHDLDGLLREIELDRANGLLGKTCIHPSHVLPVHALSVVSHEEYTDAQDILRPERDGGGVLRSAYTNKMNEVKPHRAWAERTLRRAEVFGVAREDVGFVELLAAGLTD; from the coding sequence ATGCGTCATTTCGGGCACCTCTCGCCCGTCGCCCGCGAGGGCCTGTTCTTCGAGGAACCGTGCGAATTCGGCGCCGACTCCCCGCCCGAGGTGCTCTCGGCGGCGCTCGGAGCCACCCTCTACAGCCCGGCGACCAGGCCGCGGCTGGCCGACGACGTGATCAAACAGGCGGCGAACGGTGTGGTCTCCATGGTGCTCTGCCTGGAGGATTCCATCGACGACGCCGACGTGGTAGGCGCCGAGGCCAATCTCGTACGGCAGTTCGCGGAGATCGGTGAACGGGCGGCCAGGGTGCCCCTGCTCTTCATCAGGGTCCGTGAACCCGGGCAGATCCCCGATCTCGTCAAACGTCTCGGCAGCTCGGTGCGATGGTTGTCCGGATTCGTACTTCCCAAATTCACCGAACACCGGGGAGAGCTGTTCCTGGAAGCGCTCGCCGAGGCCGAATCGGCGAGCGGCCACCGGCTTTACGCGATGCCGGTCCTGGAATCCCCGGAACTCCTGCACCTGGAGAGCCGGGGCGAGACGCTCCGGGGCATCGCCCGCACGGTCGGCACCCACCGCGACCGCGTCCTCGCCCTGCGCCTGGGCGTCACCGACTTCTGCTCCGCCTACGGACTGCGCCGGTCCCCCGACATGACGGCGTACGACGTCCAGATCGTCAGTTCCGTCATCGGCGACGTCGTCAACGTGCTGGGCCGCTCCGACGGCACCGGGTTCACCATCACCGGACCCGTGTGGGAGTACTTCCGCCTCCAGGAGCGCATGTTCAAGCCGCAGTTGCGCCGCAGCCCCTTCATGGGGCGGGCGGCCGACGAACTGCGCACCGCGCTCATCGAGCACGACCTGGACGGGCTGCTCCGCGAGATCGAGCTCGACCGGGCCAACGGACTGCTCGGCAAGACCTGCATCCACCCCTCCCACGTCCTGCCCGTGCACGCCCTGTCGGTCGTCAGCCACGAGGAGTACACGGACGCCCAGGACATCCTGCGGCCCGAGCGGGACGGCGGCGGGGTGCTGCGCTCGGCGTACACGAACAAGATGAACGAAGTGAAACCGCACCGCGCCTGGGCGGAGCGCACCCTGCGCCGGGCCGAGGTGTTCGGCGTGGCGCGGGAGGACGTGGGATTCGTGGAGCTCCTGGCCGCGGGCCTGACGGACTGA
- a CDS encoding HAD family hydrolase, which translates to MAGPGAPVTLVASDLDRTLIYSAAALQLTMDDERAPRLLCVEVYDGAPLSYLTEEAAALLDTLARTTVFVPTTTRTREQYRRIHLPGPPPRYAICANGGHLLVDGVSDEDWQRQVAARLASECASLAEVRAHLLATADPAWLLKERIAEDVFAYLVVDRAALPEGWMKELAAWAGPRGWTVSLQGRKIYAVPEPLTKSAAMREVARRCGATTTLAAGDSLLDSDLLLAADRAWRPAHGELADSGWDAPNTEALTERGVAAGEEILRRFLRAADGRRHTGGA; encoded by the coding sequence GTGGCCGGCCCCGGGGCCCCCGTCACGCTGGTCGCCAGCGACCTCGACCGCACCCTGATCTACTCCGCGGCCGCGCTCCAGCTCACCATGGACGACGAGCGGGCCCCGCGGCTGCTCTGCGTCGAGGTCTACGACGGGGCACCCCTCTCCTACCTGACGGAGGAGGCCGCCGCCCTCCTCGACACCCTGGCCCGCACCACGGTCTTCGTCCCCACCACCACCCGGACCCGAGAGCAGTACCGCCGCATCCACCTCCCCGGGCCCCCGCCCCGGTACGCGATCTGCGCCAACGGCGGGCACCTCCTGGTCGACGGGGTCTCCGACGAGGACTGGCAGCGGCAGGTCGCCGCCCGGCTCGCCTCCGAGTGCGCCTCCCTCGCCGAGGTCCGCGCCCACCTCCTCGCCACCGCCGACCCCGCCTGGCTGCTCAAGGAACGCATCGCCGAGGACGTCTTCGCCTACCTCGTGGTCGACCGTGCGGCGCTGCCCGAGGGCTGGATGAAGGAGCTCGCCGCCTGGGCCGGGCCCCGGGGCTGGACCGTCTCCCTCCAGGGCCGCAAGATCTACGCCGTACCGGAGCCGCTCACCAAGAGTGCCGCGATGCGTGAGGTGGCCCGTCGCTGCGGCGCCACCACGACCCTCGCCGCCGGTGACTCCCTGCTCGACTCGGACCTGCTGCTCGCCGCCGACCGGGCCTGGCGCCCGGCCCACGGCGAACTCGCCGACAGCGGCTGGGACGCGCCGAACACCGAGGCCCTGACGGAACGGGGCGTCGCGGCCGGCGAGGAGATCCTGCGCCGCTTCCTGCGGGCCGCCGACGGGCGGCGGCACACGGGCGGTGCCTGA